A single Pseudomonadota bacterium DNA region contains:
- a CDS encoding methylated-DNA--[protein]-cysteine S-methyltransferase, producing the protein MKLSAYSIFDTSLGPCGISWVEDDDPSSIPAVTCLHLPEATRKLTECKIVEKSCARKSSLPPLTITKVIRKVCRHLDGELQDFRDVVVEFPIASSFAQKVFGATRKIPAGKTATYGELAKALRCPAASRAVGQALGRNPIILIIPCHRVLAAGGKLGGFSAYGGLDTKSKLLSIEGASFKPHKPPRSGWKCVIKS; encoded by the coding sequence ATGAAGCTGTCAGCATATAGTATTTTTGATACATCGCTTGGCCCGTGCGGAATTTCCTGGGTTGAAGATGATGATCCTTCAAGTATTCCTGCTGTTACTTGCCTTCATCTTCCTGAAGCAACAAGAAAGTTGACGGAATGCAAAATAGTTGAAAAATCCTGTGCGCGCAAATCAAGTTTGCCTCCTCTTACAATTACCAAAGTTATCAGAAAAGTGTGCAGGCATCTTGATGGTGAATTGCAGGATTTTCGGGACGTTGTCGTTGAATTTCCAATAGCAAGTTCCTTTGCGCAAAAGGTATTTGGAGCTACCAGAAAAATTCCGGCAGGAAAAACGGCAACATATGGCGAACTTGCAAAGGCCTTAAGATGTCCTGCTGCCTCCCGTGCCGTAGGACAGGCACTTGGTCGAAATCCAATCATACTTATTATTCCCTGTCATAGGGTTCTGGCTGCGGGCGGAAAGCTTGGAGGATTCTCAGCTTACGGAGGACTTGATACTAAATCAAAGTTGCTTTCAATAGAAGGGGCATCTTTTAAACCGCATAAACCACCCAGAAGCGGATGGAAATGTGTAATCAAAAGCTGA
- a CDS encoding cob(I)yrinic acid a,c-diamide adenosyltransferase, whose translation MKGYVQVYTGDGKGKTTAAIGLALRAAGAGLKVYIAQFVKGMEYSELSSLKTISDNIVLKQYGRDCFINQAPDKEDIRLAREGLKEARDIMTGGIYNLIILDEANIATYFKLFSVDDLLKFIHEKPADVELVITGRKADPRIIAEADLVTEMVEIKHYYQHGIQARKGIES comes from the coding sequence ATGAAGGGATATGTTCAGGTATATACCGGAGACGGCAAGGGAAAAACTACAGCAGCCATTGGTTTGGCGCTTCGGGCGGCCGGTGCGGGCCTAAAGGTATATATCGCTCAATTTGTAAAAGGAATGGAATATAGCGAATTGAGTTCGCTGAAAACTATTTCCGATAATATAGTGTTAAAGCAGTATGGACGTGATTGTTTTATCAACCAAGCGCCCGATAAAGAAGATATAAGGCTTGCCCGTGAAGGGCTGAAGGAAGCTCGTGATATCATGACAGGCGGCATTTATAACCTGATTATACTTGATGAAGCCAATATTGCTACCTATTTCAAGCTTTTTTCCGTTGATGATCTTTTGAAATTTATTCATGAAAAACCTGCTGATGTTGAGCTTGTAATCACAGGAAGGAAAGCCGATCCGCGTATTATAGCCGAAGCTGATCTGGTAACGGAGATGGTTGAAATCAAGCATTACTATCAGCATGGAATTCAGGCAAGAAAAGGTATTGAGAGCTAG
- a CDS encoding 3-hydroxyacyl-CoA dehydrogenase family protein, translating into MKITKDINLYILGAGKVGMSIVQAFAQKDFKVTAIDISENNLKAGLDKIQNNLDHLIGKGKFEKDQKELILGRINQSTNFDDLSNADVVIEAVFEDIDLKKNLFKQIDNCVISKEALLLTNTSSLSISAIASATKRPGSVAGMHFFNPVPAMKLVEIVRGVETSDDTVEKIKELAGLLNKTAIISKDSPGFIVNRLLNALFVEACRIVEEGVGTPCDIDTGLKLGLGHPNGPFELIDNLDAIPLIIEVCEHMSQELGSRFKPPVWIKNYEKAGRTGKSSGKGIYKY; encoded by the coding sequence TTGAAAATCACAAAAGATATCAATTTGTACATCCTGGGTGCAGGCAAAGTGGGCATGAGTATTGTTCAGGCATTTGCACAAAAAGATTTTAAGGTTACAGCTATTGATATATCGGAAAACAATCTAAAAGCCGGTTTGGACAAAATACAAAATAACCTGGATCATTTGATCGGCAAAGGCAAATTTGAAAAGGATCAAAAAGAACTTATTCTGGGAAGAATAAACCAAAGCACAAACTTTGATGATCTTTCAAATGCCGATGTAGTAATAGAAGCTGTGTTTGAAGATATTGATCTTAAGAAAAATCTTTTTAAACAAATTGATAACTGTGTCATTTCCAAAGAAGCATTATTGCTTACAAATACATCTTCACTTTCAATATCAGCTATTGCATCAGCAACAAAAAGACCAGGTTCTGTTGCCGGGATGCATTTTTTCAACCCCGTTCCTGCAATGAAACTGGTTGAAATAGTAAGGGGTGTCGAGACATCAGATGATACTGTAGAGAAGATCAAAGAGCTTGCCGGACTTTTGAATAAAACAGCAATTATTTCAAAAGACAGCCCGGGTTTTATTGTAAACAGGCTGCTTAACGCACTGTTTGTAGAGGCATGCAGAATTGTAGAAGAAGGAGTTGGCACACCATGCGATATTGATACCGGCTTAAAACTTGGACTGGGCCATCCCAATGGGCCTTTTGAGTTAATTGATAATCTGGATGCTATCCCTTTAATAATAGAGGTATGTGAACATATGTCGCAAGAACTGGGTTCCCGCTTTAAACCGCCGGTCTGGATAAAAAATTATGAAAAGGCGGGAAGAACAGGTAAGAGCAGCGGGAAAGGGATATATAAGTACTAG